The following DNA comes from Holophagaceae bacterium.
CGCGTCGCTCGCCCGCTTCGCCAAAGGATTCGTGGGACTCGAATTCGGAAGCGCCCCGGATGCTGCCACCATCAAGAATGTGATTCCGGGCTCGCCTGCCTTCGAATCGGGCCTCAGTTACGGACAGGAGATCCTGGCCGTGGACGGCTGGCGCACGGCCTCGGGCACGGAAGTCCAGCAGCGCATCGCCGATGTCCCTGTGGGCGGCAAAGCCGAATTCACCGTGGCAGACCGCGGCCGCGTGAAGACCATCGCGGTGCCTGTGATCGAAAATCCCAGGCGCGCATTCCGGATCCTTCCTGACCCCAAGGCCAGTGAAGCGCAGAAGGCGATGTTCACCAAGTGGACCGGCCAGGCTTTTCCAGCTCAACTGCAACCGGCGTTGAAACCGAGAAGCGGGAAACCTTGAGCGCCGCACCGCGCATCGCGGCGATCATCGCGGCCCACGACGAGGCGGAGCATATCGGCGGAGTGGTGGCCGGACTCCTCCCCTACGGCCTTCAACGGATCCTGGTGGTGGATGATGCCTCGGGAGACGGCACCGCTGCGATCGCCGCAGCTGCGGGGGCCGAGATCCTGCATCTTCCGGCCGGCGTGGGCGGCGGAAAGGGCCAGGTGCTGCGCGCGGGCATCGCCCATCTGCGCGGGGGCGATTTCGACTACTACCTGTTTATCGACGGGGACGGACAGCATGATCCGGCGGATCTTGCGGGATTCCTCGATCACCTGGCTGCGCACCCCGAGGCGGATTTCCTCATCGGCAGCCGCTTCAGGGACCGCGGCAGGATCCCGGGGAAACGATGGAAGACGAATGCGCTGGGCTCCTGGACCCTGGGCAGGATCGCCGGGGTGAAATGGGAGGACAGCCAGAGCGGATTCCGCATGATCCGCAAGAAGGTGCTGGATCGCCTGGATCTCCGCAGCACGGGCTTCGCCATCGAGATGGAAATCGCCATGAAGGCGGCCGATTGGAAGCTGCAGTGGGCCCACATCCCCATCCGCGCCATCTACCACGATTGCGGCGGAAGCCATTTCCGCGGAGTGATGGACACCTGGCTGATCGCCTGGTTTTCCCTCCAGTGTTGACTCCGGGTCTGTCAACACGAAAGAAAACGAAAACTGCGGAAAACTAATGGGTTGGTCCGAACCGGAATGGCATTTTTCTGTGGTTATGTAAACACTGTTATAAAACAATTTGATTCATTGTTGATGATTCAGGGCAGGGTACAGAAGTTCATGGAAGATAGGGATTTAGGGCCTCCGGGCAGGGTCAATCCGCAGTGTTTTCCACAAAACATGCGGAAAGGCCACCAAAGGTCTTTTAGTACGTGTAAAGCCGCGCCCATTGCCCTTGTCCGGGGTTTTTCGCTGGGCGAATCGGCCTCCCGTCAAGCGAAAAGGGGTTCCAACATCTTCCGGCAGTCCGTGTGCGGAAAGGCCATGGTGTTCTGGCGGCGCCGTCGGATCATCCACCGATGGTGGTGGGCACTTCGCCTTTCAGGATCCAGGCATCCAGGGTCTCATCCGAGATGCCCAATTTTGTCAGGTGCTCGGTGGCCATGCGCATGCTCTGGCCTTCATCGCGGCAGATGAGCAGGCGGCGTTTCCAGGCATTGATGGTCTGTTCCTTCAAGCCTTCCTCGCCCAGGGACACGCGTTTCTCCAGCAGGAATCCCAGGTTGTTCGCAGCCTTGCGGTGGTGCGGATCCAGGCTCAGGGCCTTGTTGTAGGCCTGGGTCGCTTCCGGGAGTTTGTGGGCCACTTCAAGCGCCACCGCGTAGGCATTCCATACATCCGGATCATCCGGCGCCAGGGTCATGGCTTCCTTCACCATCCGCAACTGGTCTTCCGGGCGCTGGGCCTTGCGGGCGCATTCCGAGAGCCCCAGGTAGGCGCTGTATTCGCTGGGATCGGATTCCAGGGCTTTGCAGAAGGTATGCTCGGCTTCCTTCACGGTGCCCGTTTCCAGGAGCGTGTAGCCGAGCTGGACCTGCAGCTCCGCGGCCTCGGGATCCCTTGCCAAGGCCTCCTGGTAGCAGCGCAGCGCATCCTCCCAGCGTTCGTCCTCGCGCGCCATTTCACCCAGGGCAGCCCAGGGATTGGCGGCTTGAGGGTCCGTGTCCGCGGCCATGGTGAAGTAGGAGATGGCGCCATCGCGATCGCCCAGATCACGCTTGAATTCGCCCAGGAACGACTGGGCTTCCGAGAAGGTGGAGGCAGGCGGGGCCAGCAGGATCAGCTTGTGGAGTTCCGCCTGGGCCATGTCGAGCTGGCCTTGTTCGCCGAAGATTTCGGCCACCATGAAATAGCTGCTGGGTTCGGTGATGTTCAGGCTCCGGGCGCGGTGGATGCAGCGCATGCCTTCCTGGCTTTCGCCGCGCTGCAGGAGGAATTCACCCAAGGTATGCCAGCCCCAGTAGTAGTTGGGGTCGAGTTCCAGCGCGGCGAGCACTTGGGTTTCCGCGGCCGCATGGTCCCCCATCTGCTGGCAGATGATCCCCAGCATGCGCAGGGTCACGGGATTCCTGGGTTGAAGGCTCAGGGCCTTCAGAAGCGCCCCTTTGGCGGCTTCCGGGTGGTCCCGGTGGAGGGCCAGGAGGCCGGTCAATTCAAACGTCTTGGGATCCTGGTCGTCCTTGGCGAGCGCTTTTTCAATAAGGGACTCGGCCTCGTCCAGACGGTTCTCGATGATTCTCAGGAAAGCGAGGTTGCGGAGGTGGGTGGCTTCTCCCGGGTGCTCGTCGCGAACCGCTTCCAATTCGATGGAGAGCCGCCGCAGGTCCTCGGCGGTCGTGTGGTCGCCCTCGCACAAGATCCGCTCGAACCAAGCCTCTTCATGGGCCCGCTCCTCCGCCAAAATCCCATCCAGCACTTCGGCGGCTTCGACATGCAGGCTCCGGGAATTGAGGGCCTTCGCGTAGCGCAGCCTCGACGTGGCATCCGGGCCGAGAGAGGATCTGAAGGCGAAGAGATCAGGATCGAGCAGACGGAGCCAGGGACGCGCCATGGGATACCTCGTAGGTGCTGCCATAGGTTAGCACCGCAGGGTGTCAACCTAACGCGCGAAACACCCCGGCCAGTCCATCACAGAGCAGCTCCGACATGGCGCTTCGGGTTTCCACCGTGGCCGAGCCCAGATGCGGCAGAAGCACTGTCCGGGGAGCTGTTCTCCAGTTCGGGTCGAGATGCGGCTCACCCGCATAGACATCGAGACCGGCGCCTCCCAGGTGGCCCGACTCCAACAGCTCGATAGCGGCCGCTTCATCCAGAATCCCGCCGCGGGCCGTGTTGATGAGCACGGCTCCTCCGGGGAGCATCATCAGCGCATCCCTGTCCAGGAGGCCCTGGGTGGCATCCGTCAACGGGCAATGGAGGGACAGCACCGCGCACCGCGGCAACAGTTCCTGCAACGCCAATCGTGGCGCGGTTTCAGGCCCGAAGTCCACGGATCCTCCGCAGCCTTCCCTGTCCCAGAACAGCGGCTGCATCCCCAGGGCCCAGACCCGCTTGGCAAAGGCCTTCCCGATGGGCCCCGAGCCCAGGATTCCACAGGACTTGCCTGCGAGGCCGCAGCCCAGGAGCTGGTCCGGCGCCCAGCCGCCCCATGTCCCGGAGCGCACCAGGGCCTCTCCTTCCGCGATCCTCCGGGTCACCGAAAGCAGCAGCGCCAGGGCGACGTCGGCGGTTGCGTCCGTCAACACGCCTGGCGTGTTGACGAGGGTGATGCCCCTGGCTCCGCACAGTGAAACGGGCAGATGGTTCACGCCTACAGAATAGGTTCCGATGGCCTTGAGGCGGGGCGCCGCCTGGATGTCGGATTCCGTGACGGGCTCGGAGAGCAGCACCACGATGGCTTCCGCCGACCGCAGGGCCGCATTCCAGTTGGGTGAGCGGTAAGGCGCGACGAGCAGTTCGGGAAACGCCTTGCCCAGTTCTTGAAGCGCGCTTCCCACCAACGGCGAGGTGGAAAGGATCCGGATGCTCATCGCTGGAGCGCCCGCAGCGCCAGGCGGATGGCTTCCGGCAAGGGCGGCCGGGTGGCCCGCAATTCAATGATGGAAGGCATCACCGCGTCCTCTTTGAAACCCAGATTCGTCAGCGCGGAGCGCAGGTCCGATTCCCAGGCGTCGCCCGGCGCAGACGCGCCGCCCAATCCATCGAGGCCCGAAAGGCCGCCCATTTTTTCGCTGAGCTCGAAGCAGAGCTTCTCGGCGGTCTTCTTGCCGACGCCGGGAATGCGCACCAGTAGCTTCACTTCGCGGGTGCGGATGGCCTGGATCAATTCGCCCATGGGCAGCGCACCCAGGGCGGCCAGAGCGAGCTTGGGCCCCACACCATCCACCTTGACGAGCATCCGGTAGAGATCCCGTTCGGAGAGAGAATAGAAACCCAGCAGGGACAGCTCGTTCTCCCGCAGCAGCGTTTCGATCCACAGCGTGGCCTCGTGCCCCACCTCCGGCAGCAGGCCGTAGGTGCCCAGGCTGATGGCCGCGGAATAGCCCACTCCGGCGCATTCGATGAGCGCCTGGTTGGGCAGCTTCTGGATCAATTCACCCCGCAGTCGTCCGATCATGGGGATAGAGTAGCGCGGGGCTGCCCCGGAACGTGCGACCCTGGTCGCACACCCTGCAAGGAAGGGATTGGATTGCCGAGAGACATTGGGGGGGATAGTTTCTTGAATGTGAATAGGGAATGCGGGTTTCTCAGCGCAGGTGTGGGCGTGGGGAGCATCCTTTGAGGGCCATCCTGGTGCATGGCATGGGCCGCACGGCGGTATCCCAGATGTGGCTGGCGGCGAGGCTTCGCCGCCGAGGGGTGAAGGTGTCCCTGTTCTCCTATTCGGCCACCTTCAATACCTTTGACGCCACCGTGAAGCGGCTTGCGGAATTCATCGAAAAACGCAGCGTGAAGGACACCTGTGTCCTCGTCGGGCATTCATTAGGGTGCGTGCTGATCCGCTCCGCCCTGGCGGAACTGCGGGGAGCCGCGCCGAGCGCCTGCTTCTTCCTCGCGCCGCCCAGCAAGGCCAGCCGTGCGGCGAAGGCCTTCCGAAGCTCGGCCATCTACCGTGCGTTCAATGGCGAAATGGGCCAATTCCTGGGCGATCCTTCATTCATGGATTCGTTGCCAATCCCTACGATTCCCACAAGGGTCTACGCGGGCAACAAAGGCCCCAGGGGCAGGCATAGCCCCTTCGGCTTGGAACCCAACGACGGCATCCTCGCCGTGTCCGAAACGCCGCTCTATGAAGGCCAATCCATCATCGAAGTCCCCATGATCCATACCTTCATCATGAACTCCCGGAGCGTGTTGGAGGACATCCTGGAAGCCGCCCGGACAGGCGATATCCGTAGACCCGATCAGGATGGAGGCTCACGCGACGGCGGGCGCAGCGCAGCGAGCACCGGCGGCAACGAGGCCGCAAAAAGCAGCCTTGTTGAGCGGGATGACGACTGACACTAATGGTCGGCGAGGTCGTCCAACCAAATGAAAACGGCGGCCCAAGGACCGCCGAAAAGTAAAAGTTTGGTGGACCCGATCAGGATCGAGGCTCACGCGACGGCGAGCGCAGCGCAGCGAGCATCGGCGGCAACGAGGCCGCACAAAGCGGCCTTGTTGAGCGGGATGACGACCGACTTGAAAAATTGGTGAGGTCGTCCCCTCAATGAAAACGGCCGTCGAGGACGGCCGGAATAACTAACCTTGGTGGACCCGATCAGGATCGAACTGACGACCTCCTCATTGCGAACGAGGCGCTCTCCCAGCTGAGCTACGGGCCCGGGAAGAACCAGTCTATCGGAAGCCCGGCGAGGCTCCAAGTGCGGATTCGCAGCCGCTGGCGTTGACTGGGTGGCGGCTGGAACCGACACTTGCCCCGATGGTCTTCCTGGCGGTTTTCCCCCTGTTGATGCCGGTCCCCGGGCAGGACCAGGATGTGCCAAAGGCCCACCCCTTCGAAATATCCCGCATGGTGGTGTTGGTTCTGGATGGGCCTGGCTGGCGGCCATGGGACGAGCAGGGAACGCAGCCGTTGAAAGGGCGTTCCAAGGTGCCTTCCGCGACGGTCGAAGTGGTGGAATCGTCGGAACGGGATCGCCAACTTCGTTTGCAGGAGTTCAAGACCAGGACGGTTCCTGTGCTCCAGGCCGCTTTCGAGGTGGGGCACGCTTTCAGAACCAATGTCCAGATGCTCGCGGAATTCATGAGCCAGGATCCGGCCCAGCCGCATCCACCCTCGGTTCCAGCGGTCTTCTACAACAATTTCAGGCCACCGCCGGAAAATCCGGCGCTGCAGCTGCAGATGGCAACCGGTTGGTCCCGCTTTCGGGTGGCCGTCCGCAGGGAGGGCTCCACGCGATAAGTTTGCCGACCCCCCCAAAAAAAACCGCCCGAAGAGGCGGTTTTCTTTTTGGCCGATGGGAAAATCACATCAGCGCATCCATGCACTGGGCCAGGACGTCCTTACCGGGTTTCAGCGCGGCCTGGCCGAGGTGGACCAACGGCATGTCGGCGATGTGCGTGATGTCGTGGATGGTCGGTTTCTGGGTATTGACGTAGAGGAGTCCCGTGAGGAACTCGCCCTTCTCCACACCTTCATGCAGCACTTTCATGGCGCCGAAGCGGTCCGTGGGATCGTAGTCTTCGCGCAGGGCGCGGAAGGACACCCGGGAGCCATCGGGGAAGGTCACGACCTTGCTTTCGCCAGCGGGGATCTCCACCTGCTCCAGTTCGTTGAACTGCACGAACCCCAGCTCGTGGAGCGGGAAATCATGGTCCTTGGCGTTCTTGTAGGACTTGGTGGAGCTGTCGTGGTTATTGAAGGTCACGCAGGGGCTGATGACGTCGATAATGCAGGTGCCGTTGTGGGCCATGGCAGCCTTGAGGATGGTGTTCAGCTGCTTGGGGTCTCCGCTGAAGGAACGCGCGACGAAGCCGCAACCCAGCTCCAGAGCCAGGGTGCACGGATCGATGGGGGCCAGCTCGTTCACGGTGCCGTGCTTGAGCACCGAGCCCAGGTCGGCGGTGGCTGAGAACTGGCCTTTGGTGAGGCCGTAGACGCCGTTGTCCTCGATGATGTAGATCATGGGCACGTTGCGGCGGATCATGTGTACCAGCTGGCCGATGCCGATGGACATGGAATCTCCGTCGCCGGAGACTCCGATGTTGACCAGTTCCCGGTTGGCGACACAGGCCCCCGTGGCGATGCTGGGCATGCGGCCATGGACGCTGTTGAAGCCCCAGGCCTGGTTGAAGAAGTAGGCGGGGGTCTTCGACGAGCAGCCGATGCCGGAGTACTTGCCGACCTTGTGGGCCTCGATGTTCATTTCGAAGGCGGCGTTGATGAGCTGGGCCGTGATGCTGTCGTGGCCGCAGCCGGCACAGAGCGTGGACTTGGAGCCGACGTAGTCCTGTTTGGTGAGGCCGAGCTTGTTGGTGGGAGCGGCAGGCGCGGTGGTGGTCATCTCTACTCCTATTTCTCGAACGCGTTGATCTGGTCGACGATGGTCTGGGCATCGAGGGCCATGCCGTTGTAATGCAGCACCGACTTGAGCTTGGTGGCCGCCTCCGGGTAGAACTCGCGCAGCAGGGCCTTCATCTGCCCGTCGCGGTTCTGCTCCACGACGTAGATGACGTCGGACTCCTTGATGAAGGCATCCACCTCGGAGGTGAAGGGCAGGGCCCGCAGGCGCAGGTAGTCGGTCTTCTTTTGGAAGCGCTCCGACAGCACGTCGCGGGCCTCCATCACCGCGGGATCGCTGGATCCGAAGGCCAGGACGCCGCGTTTTGAACCGGTGCCATCCACGATGGGTTTTGGGACGTACTGCTTGGCGGTCTCGTATTTGGCGCGCAGGCGGTCCACCAGCTCTTTGTAGTCTTCTGGCTTCTCGGAATAGAGGGCCATGGCGTTGTGGCCGGAGCCGCGGGTGAAGTAGGCGCCCTTGCCCCCGGGTGTTCCCGGAAGCGAGCGGTAGGGGATGCCGTCCCCGTCCACATCCTTGTAACGGCCCCAGTCCTTCATGGCCGCCAGCTCCTTCTCGCCCACCACTTTTCCGCGGTCGAAGTCGCCTTCCGGGTAGGTGAAGGGTTTGGACATCCAGTTCTGCATGCCGAGATCGAGGTCGGTGACGACGAATACGGGTGTCTGGAAGCGCTCCGCCAGGTTGAATGATTCATAGGCGAAGTCGAAGCACTCGGACATGTTGCCGGGGTAGAGGTTGATGTGGAGGGTATCGCCGTGGCTGCACTTGGCGCAGATGTCGATGTCGCCCTGCATGGTGCGGGTGGGCAGGCCGGTGGAGGGGCCGGTGCGCGCGACGTTGAAGAAGACGCCGGGGATTTCCGAAAAATACCCCAGTCCGATGAATTCGCTCATGAGCGATATGCCGGGGCCTGAGGTCGAGGTCATGCTGCGGGCGCCAGCCCACCCGGCCCCGAAGACCACGCCGGCCGAGGCGAGTTCGTCCTCCATCTGCACGATGGCCACGGTGAGCTTGCCGTTCTCGTCCCGGCGGTGTTCGTCGGCATAGTCGATGAGCGATTCCACCAGCGAGGAGGACGGCGTGATGGGGTACCAGCCCACCACCTGGACGCCGGCGAACATTGAGCCCAGCGCGCAGGCCGCGTTGCCGTCGATGATGATGTTGCCCGTGGTCTTGTTGTCGGGCACGACTTTTAGGCGGTTCTGCGCGGGCATGTTTTCAGCGGCCCAGGCGTATCCCGCATCCACTGCGGCCTGATTGATCTCGATGGCCTTCTGCTTGCCTTTAAGCTGCTTGGTGATGGCATTCTTGGTCTCGTTCATGTCGAGGCCGAGCATCTGGCCGGCGACCCCCACGTAGATCATGTTCTTCACGAGCTTGTGGAGCTTGGGTTCCGGGCAGCTCGCCGTGACCAGTTTCTGGAAGGGCACCGGATAGTAGATGAGATCGTCGCGGAGCGTGTTGAGCTTGAGGGGCTCGTCGTAGATGACCAGCGCGCCCGCGGCGAGCTTCAGCACATCGTCCTTGGCGGTCTCGGGGTTCATGCAGATCATCAGGTCCACGATGGCCTTGCGGGCCACGTAGCCTTTGGTGTTGGCGCGGATCTGGAACCAGGTCGGAAGCCCCGCGATGTTGCTGGGGAACAGGTTCTTGCCGCTCACGGGCACGCCCATCTGGAAGATGGTCCGCATCAGCACGCTGTTCGCGGTCTGGGAACCGGAACCGTTCACGGTCCCGATCTCTATGGAGAAATCATTCACCAGGGTTTTCGTGTGGTCGAGCGTATGGCCGTTTGCGAGCGCGGTGGACATAGGTCCTTTTCCCCTTATCAAGACTCCTTGCGCAAACCGGTTCCTTGAATCAGGGCCGCGCGCCTAGAGAGCAACAATGAACCAGTATATGACGGCAGCTCCGCTCTTCCGAGCCCGGATTCGGGCGATGCGGGGGCTCTAGAAAAAAAACGAAAAAAAAGGGATTGACCCGGAAGCTGCAACTTCCTAATTTGAAATCATGACTTCCACTGATCTCACCAAACGCCAGCTCGCGGTGCTCCAGTTCATCCGCGCGTTCGTCAAGGCCGAAGGGCGCAGCCCAACCCTGTCCGAGATCGGGAAGGGCGTCGGTTCCAGCGCTGTGAGCACCATCCACAAACACGTGCAGCACCTCATCGACAAGGGATTCCTGGGGCGCAGCCATGGCAAGGGCAACAATATCGTGATGCGCGACAAGCGGGCCGCAGCCGGAGGGTTGTCCAAATCTTCCGCGTTGAATGCCGGCGCGGAGGCCGATTTCGAAGCGGAGGCATGGGATGACGAGGAGGGCGGCGGCGGTCCGGCCGGCGGGTCCGGCGCCAGTCCCCGGATCCCGCATCTGGTGCCGGCGCGGATCCTGCCCTTCTGTGGTGATGTGGCCGCGGGAGCGCCCCTCATCCCCGAGACCCGGGCCCTCCCGGTGGAAGTGCCCAATTCCATCCATCGTGAACGGGATGATCTGTTCGTGCTCCGGGTCCGGGGCGATTCCATGATCGAGGACGCCATCCTCGACGGCGATCTGGTGGTGCTGCAGCGCAAGGCCGAGGTCCGCAACGGCGAGCGCGTCGTGGCTCTCATCGATGGGGAGGAGGCCACCCTGAAGGAATACCGCAAGGACAAGCAGGGCGTCTGGCTCATCCCGCATAATCCGGAACTCAAGCCGACCTGCTACGATCCGCGCCGCATCGACCTGCAAGGCGTGCTGGTGGGCGTGATGCGCAGCTGCTGAATCCCAGAATTTCGGTAGATCAGACGAGATCGGCTCTTAGGGCTCGGCCCATTTCCATTGTAGTCAGGAGCCCCCCCAGATCCTTGGTGGCCGCGCCTCCCATGAGGGCGTGTTTCACGGACCTCTCCACGGCCTGGGCGTTATCAGCCCAACCTAGATGCCTGAACATCAAGGCAGTGCTGAGGATAGCGCCCGTGGGATTGGCGATTCCCAGGCCGGCGATGTCCGGGGCCGAGCCATGGACCGGCTCGAAGAGCGCACCGCATCGGAAGGGATGGCCCATGGCCGTAGGCTCGTCAACGACGGCAAGATTCGCCGATGCGGCCAGCCCCATGCCGCCCTGGAAGGCCGCCAGCAGGTCGCTGACGAGGTCCCCGATCAAGTTGTCTGCGGCGATCACGCCGAAGTCACCAGGGCGCTGCACCAGGGCGCACAGCAAGGCATCCGCGTGCATGGCATTGGATCGGACCATGGGAAATTCGGCCTGCATGTGTTTGAACACTCGAAGCCAGAGGCCATGGCCATGTTTCAGCACATTGGCCTTGTGGGCGAGGGTCAGTGGGAAATCCAGGCGTTCCGCCCGCTGGAAGGCGGCCTTCAGCAGGCAGGCCACGGCCACCTCGGTGTGGACCGCGAAGTCCGTGGCGCCTTGCTTGGTGGTTTCGCCCTTCAGGCAATAGGGGCCCTCGGTGTTCTCCCGGAATACCTCCACATGGATGCCGGCGGCCGCAATCCCCTTCAAGGGGACGTGGGCGTCCAGCATGGGCTCGCAGGGCCGGTGGTTCACCCGCAGCCGCAGATCTTTCCGCAGGCGCAGCAGGATTTCCTCCGCATGCCGTCCGTCGGGAACCCTCGGATCCCCGACGGCGCCAAACAGGATCGCATCGAAGCCGTCGCGAAGCCGCACGAACGTCGTGTCCGAGAGGGTTTCGCCAGAGGCAAGGAAATACTCCGCGCCATGGGGAAAAATCTCCCATTCCACCGGTCGGCCGCGGCCCCTGGCCCACTCGAGCAAAGGAAGCGCCTCGGCCAGGACCTCGGGGCCGATTCCGTCACCAGGGATTACTGCGATCCGTGCCATTGCCTAATAGTCACACGACTGGAAGGTGGGATACTGAGTCCAGGTTCAAGGAGCCCTCATGCACAGGTTCACGACTTCAGCCGTTTCAAGCCTTTCGCTGCTCGCCTGCTTCTCCCTCTTCGGCGGCGACGCCAGCGGCCTGAAGGAAGGCCAGCAGGCCCCGCCCATCCAGGCCCAGGACCAGAACGGCAAGACCATCCAGCTGTCGGATTTCGCCGGAAAATCAACCGTGGTCCTGTATTTCTATCCCAAGGACGACACCCCGGGCTGCACGAAAGAAGCCTGCAGCCTCCGCGATGGACACGCGGAGCTCAAGGCTGCGGGAGCCGTGGTGCTGGGGGTCAGCAGCGACGACGTCAAGAGCCACGAGGCCTTCGCAGCCAAGTACCACCTGCCTTTCAGCTTGCTGGCGGACCCGGGGAAGGCCATCATCAACGCCTATGGCGTGAAGATGTTCGGCCTGAACTATGCGAAGCGCGTCACCTTCGTGATCGACCGCAAGGGAGTCATCCGCAAGATCTTCCAGGACGTGAAACCCGCGGGCCATGACCAGGAAGTGCTGGCTGCGGTCAAGGCCCTCGGTTGAATTCAAGCCTTCACAATATTTAATCAAGCTTGGCTGGAAGGCTGATGGCCTTCGAGATACACTCAGTCTTCTCAGCCTTGAGGGTTCAACAATGGTGTTTTTCAATCACGCCACCCGTCAGATGACGGCCAAGATCGTTTATTACGGTCCTGGTTTGTGCGGGAAAACGACCAATCTCAACACGATCTATGGCAAGACATCCACCAAGGCCCGCGGTGAGATGGTGAGCCTCAATACCGAAACCGACCGCACGCTGTTCTTCGATCTTCTGCCCATGGATGTGGGAATGGTGGGCGGTTTCAAGACCAAACTGCAGCTTTATACCGTTCCTGGCCAGGTGTTTTACAACAGCACTAGGAAGCTCGTGCTGAAGGGTGTCGATGGCATCGTGTTCGTGGTGGACAGCCAAGTGCCGATGCTGGATGCCAGCAAGGAAAGCTTGCAGAATCTCGAAGAGAACCTTCGCGAGCTGGGCCTCAAACTGGGCGATATCCCCACCGTTTTTCAATGGAACAAGCGGGACCTGAAAAATATCGTCCCG
Coding sequences within:
- a CDS encoding peroxiredoxin gives rise to the protein MHRFTTSAVSSLSLLACFSLFGGDASGLKEGQQAPPIQAQDQNGKTIQLSDFAGKSTVVLYFYPKDDTPGCTKEACSLRDGHAELKAAGAVVLGVSSDDVKSHEAFAAKYHLPFSLLADPGKAIINAYGVKMFGLNYAKRVTFVIDRKGVIRKIFQDVKPAGHDQEVLAAVKALG